A window of the Glaciimonas sp. CA11.2 genome harbors these coding sequences:
- the glp gene encoding gephyrin-like molybdotransferase Glp codes for MTKQSYPSPSLPSRSSRSLLSAAISCVSDYDSDALPVSHAQAIIRDCITPIHAIEKVAIRTALDRVLAIDIISPINVPAYDNSAMDGYAFHSESLCADGDTLLSVIGTSHAGRAHQGPVAPGQAIRIMTGAPMPDGLDTVIPQEFVSAFNGDVTESNDANGSSQLPRSKPFITIAAGAVRAGANRRLAGEDLQAGAAALKKGRILRPADLGLLASLGIAEVPVQRRLRVAFFSTGDELRSVGEALDPGCVYDSNRYTLYGMLRRLGCDIIDLGVVADDPAALEIAFKSAADNADAIITSGGVSVGDADHTRQMMAQLGEVAFWKLGMRPGRPLAFGTINSSNKPAVFFGLPGNPVAVMVSFYFFARDALLHMMGAQPAPLPLMQVTSASIIRKKPGRTEYQRGILIRHESGRWSVRPTGAQGSGILRSMTEADCMIVLAHDQRDVAIGDQVEVILFNGLI; via the coding sequence ATGACTAAGCAATCCTATCCTTCGCCATCGCTGCCATCGCGATCCTCACGGTCGTTGTTAAGCGCAGCAATCAGTTGCGTCTCCGATTACGATTCCGACGCGCTGCCAGTAAGTCACGCCCAAGCGATTATCCGGGACTGCATTACGCCGATTCATGCGATAGAAAAGGTTGCCATCCGCACCGCACTTGATCGCGTGTTAGCAATCGATATTATTTCGCCGATCAACGTTCCTGCATACGATAACTCGGCAATGGATGGATATGCTTTTCATAGCGAGAGCTTATGCGCCGACGGTGACACGCTGCTCAGCGTCATCGGTACATCCCATGCAGGACGCGCGCATCAAGGTCCCGTTGCACCGGGACAAGCAATACGAATCATGACGGGTGCGCCAATGCCCGACGGCCTTGATACCGTCATTCCACAAGAATTCGTCAGCGCATTCAACGGCGACGTCACAGAATCAAATGATGCGAACGGCTCGTCACAATTACCCCGCTCCAAGCCTTTCATCACGATCGCTGCGGGCGCAGTCAGAGCAGGCGCTAACCGTCGTCTGGCTGGCGAGGATTTGCAAGCAGGTGCCGCGGCATTAAAGAAAGGACGGATTCTGCGCCCTGCCGATCTCGGCTTGCTGGCCTCATTAGGCATCGCCGAAGTACCAGTCCAACGACGCTTGCGTGTGGCTTTTTTCTCCACCGGCGATGAATTACGTTCAGTTGGAGAGGCGCTTGATCCCGGCTGCGTTTATGACTCCAATCGCTACACACTATATGGCATGTTACGCCGACTAGGTTGCGACATCATCGATCTCGGCGTGGTTGCCGACGATCCTGCAGCACTAGAAATCGCGTTCAAAAGTGCGGCTGATAATGCCGATGCCATTATCACTTCCGGCGGTGTGTCTGTCGGTGACGCTGACCATACACGACAGATGATGGCGCAGTTAGGCGAGGTAGCGTTCTGGAAACTCGGGATGCGCCCAGGTCGCCCGCTCGCATTCGGTACAATTAACAGCTCCAACAAACCGGCCGTCTTTTTTGGACTTCCTGGCAATCCGGTAGCCGTCATGGTGTCGTTTTATTTTTTTGCGCGTGATGCGCTTTTGCACATGATGGGAGCACAACCAGCACCGCTTCCTCTTATGCAGGTAACGTCCGCATCGATCATTCGAAAAAAACCGGGACGCACCGAATATCAGCGCGGCATATTGATCCGTCACGAAAGTGGCCGATGGTCGGTGCGGCCAACTGGTGCGCAGGGTTCTGGGATCCTGCGTTCGATGACTGAAGCCGATTGCATGATCGTTTTAGCACACGATCAAAGGGACGTCGCCATCGGCGATCAGGTTGAGGTCATTCTATTTAATGGCCTGATTTAA
- a CDS encoding DNA recombination protein RmuC — protein MTLSELFVLLIIAAIIIALQVVSIWRSGHSGKGDAQQAQLTQIKDDLLRSQQDIGDRNERELRDQVQGSAQSTRQEIGASFGQLQQTVLAQMTSVATLQNSQIDAFAQQLVRLNETNAQQLDSMRLAMNQQAQTSREEQALSLQRFGDTLNQTLATLTESNAQRMTEIRTTLEAKIKDLQNDNGLRLEEMRKTVDEKLHATLEKRLGESFQIVSDRLEKVHQGLGEMQQLAIGVGDLKRVLTNVKTRGTWGEVQLEMLLEQVLTPEQYAKNVETVPGSGERVEFAIKLPGHDDGNTPVWMPIDAKFPKEQYERLSEAADRADADGVALAGRELERAVRGEAKTIAEKYLSPPLTTDFAILFLPTEGLYAEVMRRPGLADDLQRLHRISIAGPSTLSALLNSLQMGFRTLALEKRSSEVWQVLGAVKTEFTKFGDVLAATKLALERAAKNIDQAEVRSRQMARKLKSVEALPSEAAQLVLGKEPEQLQDEES, from the coding sequence ATGACGTTATCTGAATTATTTGTTTTGCTCATTATTGCCGCGATCATCATAGCGCTTCAGGTCGTGTCGATCTGGCGGTCCGGTCACTCTGGAAAAGGTGATGCGCAGCAGGCGCAATTGACGCAAATCAAAGACGATTTGTTGCGTAGTCAACAAGATATCGGTGATCGTAATGAGCGAGAGCTACGCGATCAGGTGCAAGGTAGTGCCCAGAGTACGCGTCAGGAAATCGGTGCGAGTTTTGGGCAATTGCAACAGACCGTATTAGCCCAAATGACCAGTGTGGCGACATTGCAGAATAGTCAGATCGATGCGTTTGCCCAACAATTGGTGCGACTCAATGAGACCAATGCACAGCAACTCGACAGCATGCGCCTGGCCATGAATCAACAGGCGCAGACCAGTCGTGAAGAGCAGGCACTTTCTCTGCAACGTTTTGGCGATACACTTAATCAGACCCTGGCCACGCTGACTGAGTCGAACGCGCAGCGGATGACAGAAATTCGTACCACGCTGGAAGCAAAAATTAAGGATCTGCAAAATGATAATGGTCTGCGCCTTGAAGAGATGCGCAAGACCGTGGATGAAAAACTGCACGCAACGTTAGAAAAACGTTTGGGTGAGTCCTTCCAGATTGTCTCGGACCGGCTGGAAAAAGTGCATCAAGGTTTGGGTGAGATGCAGCAACTGGCAATTGGCGTCGGCGACTTGAAACGCGTTCTTACCAACGTTAAAACGCGTGGTACTTGGGGCGAAGTGCAGCTGGAAATGTTGTTGGAGCAAGTTTTGACGCCCGAACAATATGCTAAAAATGTGGAGACGGTTCCCGGTAGTGGCGAGCGTGTTGAGTTTGCGATTAAGTTGCCAGGCCATGATGACGGTAATACGCCGGTGTGGATGCCGATTGATGCAAAGTTTCCTAAAGAGCAGTATGAAAGATTGTCCGAGGCCGCTGATCGCGCAGATGCCGATGGCGTTGCCTTGGCAGGCCGTGAGTTGGAGCGAGCCGTGCGGGGCGAGGCGAAAACCATCGCGGAAAAATATTTATCACCACCGCTTACTACCGATTTTGCGATTCTCTTTTTGCCTACTGAAGGTCTGTACGCAGAAGTGATGCGGCGTCCAGGTTTGGCCGATGACTTGCAACGACTCCATCGCATCAGCATCGCTGGCCCATCGACCTTGTCGGCATTATTAAACAGCCTACAAATGGGTTTCAGAACCTTAGCGCTTGAGAAACGCTCTTCCGAAGTCTGGCAAGTCCTGGGCGCAGTGAAGACCGAGTTCACCAAGTTTGGTGACGTGTTGGCAGCGACCAAGTTGGCTCTTGAGCGGGCAGCAAAAAACATCGATCAGGCCGAGGTTCGTAGTCGGCAGATGGCGCGTAAATTGAAGTCGGTTGAGGCGCTACCTAGCGAGGCAGCGCAATTGGTGCTGGGGAAGGAGCCAGAACAATTACAAGACGAAGAAAGTTGA
- a CDS encoding group II truncated hemoglobin, protein MTIDKNSSVELTPPSIFELIGGAERLRELVDRFYDLMDLEPAFSGVRILHPTSLDGSRDKFYWFLSGWSGGPDLFVERFGHPRLRARHLPYAISTPERDQWLRCMALAMQDVGLEEQLQERLMSSFFDTADWMRNKPDNVDTQA, encoded by the coding sequence ATGACTATTGATAAAAATTCTTCTGTTGAACTGACGCCGCCTTCTATCTTTGAATTGATTGGTGGCGCTGAGCGTTTGCGCGAGCTAGTTGATCGCTTTTATGATTTGATGGATCTGGAGCCTGCGTTTTCTGGTGTGCGGATTTTGCATCCCACTTCGCTGGATGGGTCGCGGGACAAATTCTATTGGTTCTTGTCGGGTTGGAGTGGTGGCCCGGACTTGTTTGTTGAGCGATTTGGTCATCCGCGCTTGCGCGCACGGCACTTGCCGTATGCGATTTCGACGCCGGAGCGGGATCAATGGCTGCGGTGTATGGCGCTGGCGATGCAGGATGTCGGGTTAGAGGAACAATTGCAGGAGCGTTTGATGAGTTCTTTCTTTGATACCGCTGACTGGATGCGTAATAAGCCCGATAACGTGGATACGCAAGCGTAG
- a CDS encoding ABC transporter permease, producing MILQSLRMTQRDWRAGELRFLLVALIVAVAALSSVGFFVDRMRAGLARDAHQLLGADLLIGADQPVNPNWRAEAQRRGLTIADTVVFPSMALSGEGDDSKSQLASLKAVSAAYPLRGNLSITDKPGTPDTITRAVPAAGTVWVDPNILTALNISVGAPLKLGDRTFTIAHILSVEPDRGSGFVNFSPRVMLSLADLASTHLVQDGSRVTYRLLLAGAAPQVQAFQGWVEAEIARDNVKGVRIESLETGRPEMRATLDRAQQFLSLVGLLSAMLAAVAVAMAARRFMLRHLDACAMLRCLGLTQNQVTQLYLYEFLMIGLIGSVLGALVGFGAHFVLLETLGKFVAHDLPPPSVIPGLQGIVTGLLLLVGFALPPILQLRNVPHNRVIRREQDPPQVAVVATYGLGTLTFIGLLLWQAGDVKLGLLTALGFLGCFAMFGLISWLALKSLRTARGAFKHPSWRFALTGLQRRPGATIVQIVALALGLMALLLLTVIRGDLIGAWRQSTPADAPNRFVINIQPDQLADINRRLVAAGITQPNLYPMIRGRLTEINGNVINPETYQEDRAKRLVEREFNLSTMVAVPLKNEIVAGNWYKDDQPEASVEEGLAKTLNLKLGDKLTFDIAGQTVSAPITSLRKLEWGSMQVNFFVILNPKAMVNTPQTWITAFRLPPAHSNLGNQLTRDFPNLTIVDIGSIIQQLQDVVDQVVAAVEFLFLFTLASGGLVLYAALLSSQGERTREAGLLRALGATRTQLSHAQWIEFALIGSLAGFLAATGAAATGWALAHYVFSFTWAFSPLIWVAGMVIGAVCTFVGGWIGLRGVLSRPPLETLREA from the coding sequence ATGATTTTGCAGTCTCTGCGCATGACCCAACGCGATTGGCGGGCGGGTGAGTTACGATTCTTGTTGGTGGCGTTAATTGTGGCGGTGGCGGCATTGTCTTCGGTCGGATTTTTTGTTGATCGGATGCGCGCGGGATTAGCGCGTGATGCCCACCAATTGTTGGGTGCCGACTTATTGATCGGAGCTGACCAACCGGTCAACCCGAATTGGCGCGCCGAGGCACAGCGGCGTGGATTGACCATTGCCGACACCGTAGTATTCCCTAGCATGGCATTATCGGGCGAGGGCGATGATTCCAAATCTCAGTTAGCCTCGTTAAAAGCCGTCTCCGCCGCCTATCCTTTGCGTGGCAATTTAAGTATTACCGATAAGCCAGGAACGCCAGACACCATCACCCGCGCCGTTCCCGCTGCCGGTACGGTCTGGGTTGATCCGAATATCCTGACCGCATTAAACATCAGCGTCGGCGCACCGCTTAAGCTCGGTGATCGCACCTTCACGATTGCACACATTCTCTCGGTCGAGCCGGATCGCGGTAGTGGCTTTGTCAACTTTTCGCCGCGCGTGATGCTGTCACTCGCTGATCTGGCATCGACGCATTTAGTGCAAGACGGTTCTCGCGTTACTTACCGTTTATTATTGGCCGGCGCGGCCCCGCAAGTTCAGGCATTTCAGGGGTGGGTAGAAGCTGAGATTGCGCGGGATAACGTTAAGGGCGTGCGCATAGAGTCGTTAGAGACCGGACGCCCCGAAATGCGCGCTACGCTGGATCGGGCGCAGCAGTTTTTATCGTTGGTGGGTCTGTTGTCAGCGATGTTGGCCGCTGTGGCTGTAGCGATGGCAGCGCGGCGCTTCATGTTACGTCATCTTGATGCGTGTGCGATGTTGCGTTGTCTCGGCTTGACCCAAAATCAGGTCACACAGCTATATCTATACGAATTCTTAATGATTGGCCTGATTGGAAGTGTACTCGGTGCCTTAGTCGGATTTGGCGCACATTTTGTGTTGCTTGAGACACTTGGTAAGTTCGTCGCCCATGATTTGCCACCTCCGAGTGTTATCCCTGGCTTGCAGGGAATTGTGACCGGATTGCTATTATTAGTTGGATTTGCCCTGCCACCGATCTTGCAGCTGCGCAACGTGCCGCATAACCGGGTCATACGACGCGAGCAAGACCCGCCGCAAGTCGCGGTCGTGGCAACCTATGGTTTGGGAACGCTCACCTTTATCGGCTTGTTGCTCTGGCAAGCGGGAGACGTAAAGTTGGGTTTGCTGACGGCGCTTGGATTTTTGGGTTGTTTTGCGATGTTTGGGCTGATCTCGTGGTTAGCACTGAAGTCCTTGCGGACCGCGCGCGGCGCTTTCAAGCATCCAAGTTGGCGCTTTGCCCTGACCGGATTGCAACGCCGACCAGGAGCCACAATTGTGCAGATTGTCGCGTTGGCGCTTGGTTTGATGGCGTTACTATTGCTAACGGTGATCCGCGGTGACCTTATCGGCGCATGGCGGCAATCGACGCCTGCCGATGCGCCAAACCGGTTTGTGATTAATATTCAGCCCGACCAACTTGCCGATATCAATCGACGACTTGTTGCAGCTGGTATTACGCAACCGAACCTCTATCCGATGATTCGTGGTCGCTTGACTGAAATTAATGGCAATGTTATCAACCCGGAAACGTATCAGGAAGACCGTGCTAAACGATTGGTAGAGCGCGAATTCAATTTGTCGACCATGGTGGCTGTGCCACTGAAAAATGAGATAGTCGCCGGTAATTGGTATAAAGACGATCAGCCGGAAGCCTCGGTTGAAGAAGGGCTGGCAAAAACGTTGAACCTGAAGTTAGGTGACAAACTCACATTTGATATCGCTGGTCAGACCGTCAGTGCACCGATTACCAGCTTGCGTAAGTTGGAATGGGGCTCGATGCAGGTCAATTTCTTTGTCATTTTAAATCCGAAGGCCATGGTGAATACACCGCAAACCTGGATTACGGCGTTCCGCTTACCGCCTGCGCACAGCAATCTTGGTAACCAGTTGACGCGTGACTTCCCGAATCTGACCATTGTTGATATTGGCAGTATTATTCAGCAATTGCAGGACGTGGTCGATCAGGTCGTGGCGGCGGTTGAATTTTTGTTCCTGTTTACGTTGGCGTCCGGTGGCTTGGTCTTGTATGCAGCGTTGTTGAGTTCGCAAGGGGAGCGCACGCGGGAGGCGGGTTTATTGCGGGCTTTGGGCGCTACGCGCACGCAGTTGTCGCATGCGCAGTGGATTGAATTTGCATTGATTGGCAGTTTGGCGGGATTTTTGGCGGCAACTGGCGCGGCGGCTACAGGATGGGCGTTAGCGCATTATGTGTTTAGTTTTACCTGGGCGTTTAGTCCGTTGATTTGGGTTGCCGGGATGGTGATTGGGGCGGTTTGTACGTTTGTGGGTGGGTGGATTGGGTTGAGAGGGGTTTTGTCTCGGCCGCCTTTGGAGACTTTGCGAGAGGCATGA
- a CDS encoding DUF4126 domain-containing protein, translated as MVDTLSTAAMAAGLSWASGIRLYMALFVAGLFGRLGWITLPHTLEVLQSPWILGITGLLMLVEFLADKIPGLDSIWDAVQTFIRIPAGAVLSAAAMGHMDPAVTTAAALVGGTFAASAHATKAGSRAMINTSPEPLSNWAASFSEDVTVLGALWAAFYHPWVLFGFLLVFFIFAIWLLPKLWRSLRWVFQRLST; from the coding sequence ATGGTGGATACACTTTCGACTGCCGCGATGGCAGCAGGCCTTTCCTGGGCCAGCGGCATTCGCCTGTATATGGCGTTATTCGTCGCCGGACTATTCGGACGCTTGGGTTGGATCACCCTTCCGCACACGCTAGAAGTATTGCAGTCTCCCTGGATTTTGGGTATTACCGGCTTGTTGATGCTGGTCGAATTTTTAGCCGATAAAATACCGGGTCTCGATTCAATCTGGGATGCGGTCCAGACGTTTATCCGCATTCCTGCCGGTGCTGTATTAAGCGCCGCCGCGATGGGACATATGGACCCTGCAGTGACGACGGCTGCCGCGCTGGTCGGTGGCACTTTTGCCGCCAGTGCCCATGCTACCAAGGCGGGTAGTCGCGCCATGATCAATACTTCACCAGAACCATTAAGTAATTGGGCGGCCTCATTTTCCGAAGATGTCACCGTATTGGGCGCTTTATGGGCAGCGTTTTACCACCCTTGGGTCCTATTCGGATTTTTGCTGGTATTCTTTATTTTTGCAATCTGGTTGTTGCCCAAGTTGTGGCGTAGTCTGCGCTGGGTTTTTCAAAGGCTTAGTACATGA
- a CDS encoding sulfite exporter TauE/SafE family protein, with protein sequence MCDVLIYFCGNLLLGAVLGGVGGLFGIGGGLIAIPVLGMFYGMDQQLSQGTALVMVVPNVLIGFWRYRQRNSLDLRAASMLGGSAVLVTYATAWYATVIAANTLHFAFAVFMEVLGCYLLWNLLRKKSLARTKKVLGLNYLPVVGVVGGAVSGFFGVGGGVVAPPALVAFFGTTQTAAQGMALALVSPGAVVALCTFAYASHVNWIVGIPLAIGGIVSVSSGVALAHQLPERRLRLCFSLALIVLAGRLMLRG encoded by the coding sequence ATGTGCGACGTATTGATATATTTTTGTGGAAACCTCCTGTTAGGTGCTGTTTTGGGCGGCGTGGGCGGGTTATTTGGAATAGGCGGCGGCCTTATAGCGATTCCCGTCCTCGGTATGTTTTACGGTATGGATCAACAATTGTCGCAAGGCACGGCGTTGGTCATGGTGGTGCCGAACGTTTTGATTGGATTTTGGCGTTACCGCCAGCGCAATAGCCTGGATTTGCGGGCGGCAAGCATGCTTGGTGGTTCAGCCGTTTTAGTGACGTATGCGACTGCATGGTACGCCACCGTGATTGCCGCTAATACGTTGCATTTTGCATTTGCGGTGTTTATGGAAGTGTTGGGTTGCTATTTGTTATGGAATTTGTTGCGTAAAAAATCGTTGGCCCGTACGAAAAAGGTCTTGGGTTTGAATTATTTACCCGTGGTCGGTGTTGTCGGCGGAGCGGTCTCCGGATTTTTTGGCGTAGGCGGCGGTGTCGTTGCTCCGCCTGCACTGGTGGCCTTTTTCGGTACGACGCAAACCGCGGCTCAGGGAATGGCCCTCGCCCTGGTGTCGCCTGGCGCGGTGGTGGCTTTATGCACGTTTGCCTACGCCAGTCATGTCAACTGGATTGTGGGAATTCCGCTGGCTATTGGCGGGATAGTGAGTGTGTCATCCGGCGTGGCGCTGGCGCATCAGTTGCCTGAACGTCGCTTGAGATTGTGCTTCAGCCTGGCTTTGATTGTGTTGGCTGGACGGTTAATGTTGCGTGGTTGA
- the aroC gene encoding chorismate synthase, giving the protein MPGNTFGSLFTVTNFGESHGPAIGCVVDGCPPGLELSEADLQTDLDRRKPGTSRHVTQRQEPDTVEILSGVYEGKTTGTPIMLLIRNQDQRSKDYGNIVETFRPGHADYTYWQKYGIRDPRGGGRSSARLTAPSVAAAAIAKKWLMQQYGTVIKGYMSQLGEIPIVFESLEHVPQNPFFAPNRTQIPELEAYMDALRKDGDSCGARINVVASNVPVGLGEPLYDRLDADIAYAMMGINAVKAVEIGAGFASVVQKGSVHGDEITPTGFLTNNAGGILGGISTGQDITVTIAIKPTSSIRTPRQSIDKQGVPTIVETFGRHDPCVGIRATPIAEAMLALVLMDHALRDRAQCGDVKVPRLVNPE; this is encoded by the coding sequence ATGCCCGGCAATACCTTCGGTTCATTATTTACCGTTACCAATTTTGGTGAATCTCATGGCCCAGCCATTGGCTGCGTCGTGGATGGTTGTCCTCCGGGTCTGGAATTATCGGAAGCCGACCTGCAAACGGATTTGGACCGACGCAAACCGGGCACGTCGCGTCACGTTACTCAGCGACAAGAGCCGGATACCGTTGAAATTCTCTCTGGTGTGTACGAGGGTAAAACGACTGGCACTCCAATCATGTTGTTGATTCGCAATCAAGATCAGCGCAGCAAAGATTACGGCAACATTGTCGAAACCTTTCGCCCTGGTCACGCAGATTACACTTATTGGCAAAAATACGGCATCCGTGATCCTCGTGGCGGTGGCCGTTCGTCTGCCCGGTTGACCGCGCCATCGGTAGCGGCCGCGGCGATTGCCAAGAAATGGTTAATGCAGCAATACGGTACTGTCATTAAGGGCTATATGAGCCAATTGGGCGAGATTCCGATTGTTTTCGAGTCCTTGGAACATGTTCCCCAAAATCCTTTTTTTGCGCCGAACAGGACGCAGATTCCTGAGCTGGAAGCGTACATGGATGCTTTACGCAAAGATGGCGATTCTTGCGGAGCGCGCATCAACGTTGTTGCTTCCAATGTCCCGGTCGGCTTGGGCGAACCATTGTATGACCGGCTCGATGCTGATATTGCATACGCGATGATGGGTATCAATGCCGTCAAAGCGGTTGAAATTGGTGCGGGGTTTGCGTCCGTCGTACAAAAAGGTTCAGTCCATGGTGACGAAATCACACCAACAGGATTCCTGACAAATAACGCCGGCGGTATTCTGGGCGGGATTTCAACCGGCCAGGATATTACCGTGACCATTGCGATTAAGCCGACATCGAGTATTCGCACGCCACGTCAGTCGATTGACAAACAAGGTGTGCCAACAATTGTGGAAACGTTCGGACGTCACGATCCTTGCGTTGGGATTCGCGCCACGCCGATTGCTGAGGCGATGTTGGCGCTAGTATTGATGGATCATGCTTTGCGTGACCGTGCTCAGTGTGGTGATGTAAAAGTTCCGCGTCTGGTCAATCCGGAATAA
- a CDS encoding GDYXXLXY domain-containing protein: MFDRSIVKSNRGGLILIGLMLILAAINQAIWHKEEVLKYGRSVSLAMAPVDPRSLMQGDYMALDWQLSRDIMASSLSLPITGKAVISVPDESGQIPAKFVRIDNGKPLAANEALIEYRLRNGRVRVVSDAYFFQEGQGAAFANARYGQFRVASDGQALLVGLQDDQMRLIHPSVQRPAQKPSETVKNPQN, encoded by the coding sequence ATGTTTGATCGCAGCATCGTAAAAAGTAATCGGGGAGGATTGATATTGATTGGATTAATGCTGATTCTGGCGGCGATCAATCAAGCTATCTGGCATAAAGAAGAGGTGCTCAAATACGGCCGGAGTGTATCGTTGGCGATGGCGCCGGTGGATCCGCGCTCGTTGATGCAAGGCGATTACATGGCGCTGGATTGGCAATTATCCAGAGATATCATGGCATCCTCCTTGTCTCTGCCAATCACTGGCAAGGCAGTTATATCCGTACCGGATGAGTCGGGTCAAATACCGGCAAAATTTGTTCGGATCGACAACGGCAAGCCGTTAGCGGCGAATGAGGCACTGATTGAATATCGGCTGCGCAATGGACGGGTGAGAGTAGTTTCTGATGCTTATTTTTTTCAGGAAGGACAAGGTGCGGCTTTTGCGAACGCACGGTATGGGCAATTCCGCGTCGCTTCGGACGGACAGGCTTTATTAGTCGGTTTGCAGGACGACCAGATGCGCCTCATCCACCCTTCTGTGCAAAGACCGGCCCAAAAACCTTCAGAAACCGTGAAAAACCCTCAGAACTGA
- a CDS encoding DUF4401 domain-containing protein, which translates to MKIGAPLAEMQDSDNSSVGCSRLWQQLHAEGQVTTNETPVWLNPEPSAPWFIRLMLGVCGWLGGLFLMAFCGFFLIDQLQHEDGALLVVGLVLIGMACGINRIGHTELWQQLALALSLAGQGMAGFWLFATYGVDVAWPLFCIALVQCLLFVLNPDFLHRLLCTILSVLALHMGFLMWLGPSPILPICAALVALLWLDESYWLMRLRHTFLPIAVGLTVALLCLGLTSVWFPAWLLTQVADGHRNDGLGDSLYRWLYLLDPAIVGIVFFELVVRLSSTLSVAWRRVALTCGLVFSILGVWVVGLVLGGMLILLGFARGRRWLIALGIVASLCYLSWFYYSLDFTLFVKSIGLIVTGGLLLLGYFFLSRLPAEMKNV; encoded by the coding sequence ATGAAAATTGGCGCGCCTTTAGCTGAAATGCAAGACTCCGATAATTCTTCAGTAGGATGTTCGCGCCTCTGGCAGCAACTGCATGCAGAAGGTCAAGTAACGACAAACGAAACACCAGTCTGGTTGAACCCAGAACCGTCCGCTCCTTGGTTTATACGTTTGATGCTCGGCGTTTGCGGCTGGTTGGGTGGTTTGTTCCTCATGGCGTTTTGTGGCTTTTTCTTAATCGATCAGTTACAGCATGAGGATGGCGCGTTACTTGTCGTGGGGCTGGTACTGATTGGCATGGCATGCGGCATTAATAGAATTGGCCATACGGAACTATGGCAACAGTTAGCGCTGGCCTTGAGTTTGGCGGGGCAGGGCATGGCGGGATTTTGGTTATTTGCGACTTATGGTGTGGATGTTGCATGGCCGTTGTTTTGTATTGCATTGGTCCAATGTTTGTTGTTCGTGCTGAACCCTGATTTTTTACATCGTTTGCTGTGCACCATATTGTCTGTGCTGGCATTGCATATGGGATTCTTGATGTGGCTGGGGCCAAGCCCTATTCTGCCGATTTGTGCCGCGTTGGTTGCGCTACTTTGGTTGGATGAGTCTTATTGGCTGATGCGATTGCGACATACATTTCTACCAATCGCCGTGGGACTGACGGTTGCGCTGTTGTGTCTGGGACTAACATCGGTATGGTTCCCTGCCTGGTTGTTAACGCAAGTTGCCGACGGACACCGCAATGATGGATTGGGTGACAGTTTGTATCGATGGTTATATCTGCTCGATCCGGCGATTGTTGGCATTGTATTTTTTGAGCTGGTTGTCCGGTTGTCCTCTACCTTATCGGTAGCGTGGCGGCGTGTCGCGCTTACGTGCGGATTGGTGTTTTCCATTCTCGGCGTTTGGGTGGTTGGTCTCGTACTGGGTGGGATGTTGATATTGCTAGGCTTTGCGAGAGGGCGACGGTGGTTAATTGCCCTCGGAATTGTCGCCTCGCTGTGCTATTTGTCATGGTTTTATTATTCTTTGGACTTTACTTTGTTTGTGAAATCGATTGGTCTAATAGTCACCGGCGGCCTCTTATTACTTGGCTATTTCTTTTTAAGTCGCCTGCCTGCGGAGATGAAGAATGTTTGA